A DNA window from Vigna angularis cultivar LongXiaoDou No.4 chromosome 1, ASM1680809v1, whole genome shotgun sequence contains the following coding sequences:
- the LOC108321453 gene encoding pentatricopeptide repeat-containing protein At1g05670, mitochondrial has translation MKRAVISSYFNCFRYNDRNPFMGFGPKCLSVKFSSSLGLSNARPFPDYSPRKPSVKDTDFVHHISTTVKQRRSEPLRRILKPFEAKFKPDHFIWVLMNIKDDYKLVLDFFNWTRLRRDPSLEALCIVVHIAVASKDLRTAHRLVFEFWEKPHLDVGNSFAEFTERLIYTYKDWGAHPFVFDVFFQVLVEAGWLLEARKLFDKLVNYGVLVSVDSCNLFLARLSNSFDGKKMAIKVFKEYPEVGVCWNTMSYNIILHSLCQLGCLKEAHNLLLQMEFRGSFPDVVSYSVIINGYCQVEQIGKVLKLLEELQGKRCKPNQYTYNSVISLLCKTGRVVEAEQVLKEMINQRIFPDKVVYTTLISGFGKSGNVSAEYKLFDEMRHKKIVPDFVTYTSMINGLCEAGKVVEARQLFSEMFRKGLEPDEVTYTALIDGYCKAGEMNDAFSLHNQMVEKGLTPNVVTYTALVDGLCKRGEVDIANELLLEMSEKGFQPNVYTYNALINGLCKVGNIEQAIKIMEEMDLAGFYPDTITYTTLMDAYCKMGEMAKAHEMLWVMLGKRLQPTIVTFNVLMNGFCMSGMLEDGERLIKWMFEKGIRPNATTINFLLKQYCIRNNMRATTEIYKRMYAQGVMPDNNTYNILIKGHCKARNMKEAWFLHKEMVEKGFSLTAASYNALIKGFCKRKKYVEAKKLFEEMRTQGFVAEKEIYDIFVDVNYEEGNWENTLELCDEAIEKCLVRRT, from the coding sequence ATGAAGAGAGCAGTTATCTCCTCTTATTTCAACTGTTTTCGTTATAATGATCGTAATCCATTTATGGGTTTTGGTCCAAAATGTCTGAGTGTGAAGTTTTCCTCCTCTTTGGGTTTAAGCAATGCCAGACCTTTTCCTGATTACTCCCCAAGAAAGCCTTCAGTTAAAGACACTGACTTTGTGCACCATATTTCCACCACCGTTAAGCAGCGCCGCTCCGAGCCTCTTCGCCGGATTCTCAAGCCCTTCGAGGCAAAGTTCAAGCCTGACCATTTCATTTGGGTTCTTATGAACATCAAGGATGATTATAAACTGGTGTTGGATTTCTTCAACTGGACGCGCCTGCGGAGGGACCCTTCTTTGGAAGCCCTTTGCATTGTTGTTCATATTGCTGTGGCTTCTAAGGACTTGAGAACGGCTCATAGGCTGGTTTTTGAGTTCTGGGAAAAGCCTCATTTGGATGTTGGTAACTCGTTTGCTGAATTTACCGAGAGGTTGATTTATACTTACAAGGACTGGGGTGCACATCCCTTTGTGTTTGATGTCTTCTTCCAAGTTCTTGTTGAAGCAGGGTGGCTTCTAGAGGCTCggaaactgtttgataaattggTAAATTACGGCGTTCTTGTTTCTGTAGATTCTTGTAATTTGTTTCTAGCTAGGCTATCTAACAGTTTTGATGGGAAAAAGATGGCAATTAAGGTTTTCAAAGAGTATCCAGAAGTGGGTGTTTGTTGGAACACCATGTCGTATAATATTATTCTCCATTCACTCTGTCAATTGGGTTGCTTAAAAGAAGCGCATAATCTGCTCTTACAAATGGAGTTTAGGGGGAGCTTTCCTGATGTTGTAAGTTATAGTGTTATAATTAATGGATACTGTCAGGTTGAACAGATAGGAAAGGTCTTGAAGCTCCTGGAAGAGTTGCAGGGAAAGAGGTGTAAGCCAAATCAATACACATACAATAGCGTAATTTCCCTTCTTTGTAAGACTGGTAGAGTGGTTGAAGCGGAGCAAGTCCTGAAGGAGATGATAAACCAGAGGATTTTTCCTGATAAGGTTGTGTATACAACTCTCATCAGTGGGTTCGGCAAGTCTGGGAATGTTTCAGCTGAATacaaactgtttgatgaaatgagGCATAAGAAAATAGTTCCCGATTTCGTGACTTATACTTCCATGATTAACGGGCTCTGTGAAGCTGGAAAGGTTGTGGAAGCACGCCAACTGTTTAGTGAAATGTTTAGGAAAGGTTTGGAACCAGATGAAGTTACTTATACTGCTCTTATAGATGGGTATTGCAAGGCCGGGGAAATGAATGATGCATTCTCTCTTCACAACCAGATGGTTGAGAAGGGTTTGACTCCTAATGTTGTCACTTATACAGCATTGGTTGATGGCCTGTGTAAACGTGGTGAGGTAGATATAGCAAATGAACTTCTTCTTGAAATGTCTGAGAAGGGCTTTCAACCAAATGTCTACACATATAATGCACTTATCAATGGTCTTTGTAAGGTAGGAAATATAGAGCAAGCCATAAAAATTATGGAAGAAATGGATCTGGCAGGGTTTTATCCTGACACTATTACATATACTACACTCATGGACGCTTATTGTAAGATGGGTGAAATGGCCAAGGCTCATGAAATGCTGTGGGTTATGCTTGGTAAAAGACTTCAGCCTACAATTGTTACATTCAATGTGCTAATGAATGGGTTTTGCATGTCAGGGATGTTGGAAGATGGTGAAAGACTAATTAAATGGATGTTCGAAAAAGGTATAAGGCCGAATGCCACAACAATCAATTTTCTCTTGAAGCAGTACTGTATTAGAAATAACATGCGTGCTACAACAGAGATTTATAAGAGGATGTATGCTCAAGGAGTGATGCCTGACAATAATAcctataatattttgattaaaggGCATTGTAAAGCTAGAAATATGAAAGAGGCATGGTTTTTGCATAAAGAAATGGTTGAAAAGGGATTTAGTCTAACTGCTGCTTCCTATAATGCTCTTATAAAGGGTTTCTGTAAGAGGAAGAAATATGTGGAGGCTAAGAAGCTATTTGAGGAGATGAGAACTCAAGGATTTGTTGCAGAAAAAGagatatatgatatttttgttgatgTAAACTATGAAGAAGGAAACTGGGAAAATACTCTTGAGCTTTGTGATGAAGCAATAGAGAAATGTCTTGTTAGGAGAACTTAG